The Lactuca sativa cultivar Salinas chromosome 2, Lsat_Salinas_v11, whole genome shotgun sequence genome includes the window TATTCTTGCCAGAACATGTATATACTTAAACTACTGAAATGGGTTTTTGTTTCTTTGACCTTTTCTTTGGTTTAACAGACTGGTTTTTGAGTATTGAGCTATGTTGGTCTTTAGGTCTATATCCTTGTGAATATGAACAGAATTATCGTCTATGAACCTGATTTTTTTTGGTCTACCACTGCCGGAATTGGCGTTACCCATAATAAAGATTAAACCCTACGATGAAAGTAACCCAAATTGGCCACTCGTGGGGTCTTTCCTTTTTGACAAAACAACTAATCGTTTTGTACTTTATAGCAATGCCACAAATGGAATAACATTTCTGTTTTAACTTGCAATTAAATACATTCAAATCTTGCATTTATGAAGTACAAATTGACATTAAATTTCCAAGTTGGGACCTGGGAGGGAGCATTTTTCAAATTGAACTTTTGACCTAAAGTTGACTTAGTTTGGATTTAGGCATGGTTTTCTTTAGGGcacatttttttttaatcatGTCTAGAGTCCAACTATTGTTTGCATCTGTAAGTAACTATATCTGTTATGAATTATATCAGATTATATTCAGAGCATTCACCAAGTTCAAGTGCATGGCCTTATCTCTAATGTGTGCCATTGCAAGGTTTTAATGAGGTGAAGAGCTCAATTCTATGTTTGTTTTTCAATTATCTTACACTCTCTTGTTCCTTTATATGATTGCATTTCATCTTTTATCTTTTTTAAAACTCCATTTTTAGTGTTGGTGCTTAATTTGTTGTAAATATATGTATGCAGAGTCAGTTGGATACTTACAAAAGTGATGGTATTGTTTGGTATCTATTAGCAGTTGAAACTCCATTGTTATTTCTACACAAGAAGATTGGTGATATCTTAAGGGTTTGTGTTAACTGAGAGTCGATAATGGCAGAGCTCAGTCCAAGGACTGATACTTCTACAGATGGGGACACAGAAGACAAGGCTCTGGGGGTAATATCGTCAACTAATTAAAAGTTTTCTTTTTGTTGtaaatatatttatactaaaGATGCAGTATTTGTGATGCTTTTGCAGTTCCATAGTGGTCAATCACATGGGCTTGTGGTTTCTGATGCCAGTGATAAATCAAGGGATCAAAAGGTTCTTCAGTTCTTCTATTTGCATATTCCTATTGTATCTTTTCATTACACATTTTGTTCTGAAATGTCATAAAGTAATTGCCACATTCTCATAAGATATTTATAATAAGGATTAAATGCAATAAATAGCATTAtgctttcattgatttgtttgttATAACACCTTACTTCAAGTTTATTCTATTATAGCTTTGTAATTTGGAAAATCTACATAATTATCGCAATGATATTTCTTTTAACTAAAAGCAATAGTTTTTATTAGAAAAagtttgaaagtacaatgctataattaggtagatttttttaaagttatgaaaaaaaaacaatggtGTAATAGAAAGAAGCTAAAGTAGGATGCGATAATACACATAAATGAAAGTATGCTACTGCTTCTTGCATTTTATAATGAATCTGTTTTTTGTAGCTTTTACTTTTATacatatttaaaatttttaatatcTTTCTGATTATCTTGTTAAACTATACTTTTTCCAGACACTTCGTAGACTTGCTCAAAATCGTGAAGCTGCAAGAAAGAGCCGATTGCGGAAGAAAGtgagttaatttttttttcttttttatgtaAAAATTTTATTAACATCACATCATCTATCATGATTTTTGCTATTTTGTTTTTCACTTTGTTCGTTTCCTATAAATTTCAAAGGGGTGTTGAAGTTACTTGATGTATATTATGATTATTATCCCAATACAAATTTAATGGTTGatacataagaaaaaaaaaaacttggataaacctcatatgatatataattataattataattataataataataatataatcctTGTTAAACTCATTCTTGTATCGTTGTCTATCTTTTTTACATATTCGTTTTTACAAATTTGTAATAGAACACCAAGTTGAAAAAAGTTGGGGCAAAATTTTgtcaaaacataattttataaaataaattgaaaagaataattttgtaaaaaaaaaagctTAGAGAGCAATTCATGACAAATTTCATGGTTGCTTGATAGTTGATGTAATACATTGTGTAAATTGGTGTTTTGTAAACATTTGAAATAGTTCATGGGCCTAATTTGGTGTTAAcccgtttttaattatatatCTAAATGTACTTTTATGTCATTTCACATTTGTCAGCTAGTTTTTACCAAAAATTATTACTTTATCAGCTATTAGCTAATTTTTTAGTTAGTATGCTAAACACTTTCACCTTTTCTTTTTCAGTTAGATAAACAAATTCTTTTTatcaatcatatatatatatatatatatatatatatatatatatatatatatatatatatatatatatagttacacATGCACATATTCAATCACATCAATTACTCCACTTTTGTGAAATTATAATTAAATCAACCAAACATAAATAAATCATTGAAGGTTGAAATTAGTTACATGCTTTGTTCCCCTCTACTTGTCTCAAATTGATCATTATACAGCTCCTGTGTTTCATGCTTAATTTCatgttgatttatttaaatgaCTCAAATATCTATTTtttaatttgttatttttttaggCTTATGTTCAACAGCTGGAAAGCAGCAGAATGAAGCTGACTCAACTTGAGCAGGAGCTTCAAAGAGCTCGACAGCAGGTTTGGTTTGactactaataaaataatataatcattttattcaaataaatatTTGTTGTAAATTAACATAATTTTCCAATaagattttgttttattcaaagCTAGTATACTTGAGTTGTCTTAAtgagtttatttttgttttctgaAAGGGTATCTTCATTTCAAGTTCAGGAGAACAATCTCAATCAATGAGTGGGAATGGTAAGACCATGTTTTGATTTTTAATCTTATAATAACTTTAATTGTGAAGTGTGTTGTGATTTTTAATCTAATGGACTTAATAGGGACATGACTTAATTTCATAAGCTATTTATGATTGTTCTTGATTCTGAGTGTAGAGTTAAAAGCATAGTGTTACACTTTTAGTAGAGTAGTTATCATGTTGACCTTAAAGGAGTTGACCACATAACCTTGACCTCCTTAAGTGTTGTTTAATAAAGACATGTTCTAGGGGTATTCTGGTCATTTCTCAGTTAGGTCGGTTATTAGCTTAGTTAGTTAGCTATTATTTAATGAGATAGAGGAAAAAAAAGTGATAAGAAAAGAATGGTTAATGTGCAGGAGCATTGGCTTTTGATGTGGAATATGGGCGGTGGTTGGAGGAGCACAACCGCCGGATTAACGAGCTGAAAGGGGCGGTGAGCAACCACGCGGGTGATGGTGAGCTGCGGATCATAGTGGATGGAGTGGTGGGACATTATGAAGATATTTTCAGAATAAAAGGTGATGCTGCTAAAGCTGATGTCTTTCATGTTCTATCAGGCATGTGGAAAACACCTGCTGAAAGGTGTTTTCTTTGGTTAGGTGGATTCCGTTCTTCTGAGCTCCTAAAggtcagtgtgtgtgtgtgtgtgccacaTCATGATTTATTATATCACGCTTTTGCCATTTTATTTGTTTGCATCCTACTTTCTTTTCTGTTACATCGATGTGGATTCCAAAAAGGCAAGATGGGAATGTGTGGTGTgtgaaaagacgaaaatacccTCTATCTGACAGGaggatatttatatatatgtatgtatgttgtTGGATGCAGTTGCTGATAACTCAATTGGAACCGTTGACTGAGCAGCAGTTATTGGCAATTGGGAATCTGCAGCAGTCATCACAGCAGGCGGAGGACGCGTTGTCCCAAGGAATGGAGGCGCTGCAGCAGTCATTAGCCGAGACAATTGCAGGCTCTCTTGCCACCTCAAATCCATCATCTGGAGCCAATGTAGCCAATTACATGGGCCAAATGGCCATGGCTATGGGCAAATTAGGAACCCTAGAAGGCTTCATTCGACAGGTCATTTCTCATTTCTCATTTCTCATTATTATTCTATTCTAccccccctttttttttcttttccttggGGGATGTTCGGTGGAACCATTCACCTAAATCCCTACTGCCTCTGAATGGTTAAGCATCTCTTAACCATTAAGAGGTTGGAACTTGGAACCATTCAGTGCGATTTACCAAACAACCTCTTAATGAGCTTGGTGGGTTATAAGCACACGTGAGTCCGTGGATGCTTACCAGTGCTATGGCAAGCATGCGGGCACTCGTGGGACCCACACTTTTAGgggttgtttctttttgacttaatctaGACAAAGTGATCTAATTTGTTaagccaaaagaaaaaaaaaaaaaagcttggcgtaatgtattaagacacccaacCCTTTGCGTTTGTCCCACAGTTAAAAAATGATGAAATGGTcattcaagggtaaaatggtcatttagtatCATTCAGACGGTTTATTTGGTCTAGAAAAGAAACAAAATCTTATCTATACAACACTTTATCCATACAAACATCATTACCCATTCAGCCGCTTTACCCATACACGACTTATCAAACGAAACATTATTTGATTAATCAGCACAGCCAGTCAGATGCATAATCAAACAGCATGGTCCAGTTGTTGActcagtcagcaactatcaaatagccacttaatggaaaaaaaaaaaaaaaaaaaaaaaaacaagttagatgtAGGAAAAGAATTATATAGGTGATTAATttgttattatttaatgaaataaTAAAACAGGCAGACAATTTGAGGCAACAAACTTTACAGCAAATGCATCGAATACTGACAACACGTCAATCGGCTCGAGCACTTATCGCCATCAATGACTATTCCTCTCGGCTTCGAGCTTTGAGCTCATTATGGCTAGCACGCCCTCGTGAGTGAATGACTCATCAAATCCTTCTTTTCAATCACAAAATGTGACTTGAGCTTGTTGTTTGTATCAATTatacaaaaacaaaaagaaaaaaaaaaaaaaaaaactctcatTTGCAAGAAAGTGGTAAGGATTTGTAACAAGCAGGAAGAGCAGCAATTATATGTGTATCATCTCTCTCATCTCtcatctctcaagttgttggactCATTCCTGATTATCTTCTTCTTCAAATATGGTGTAATGGTGCTGAGTTCTACTTCTACCTCCTTGTACCCTTTTGTATGAATGATTATGATGATGATATCTCAACGATTTAACTTATAGAATTTGCAATAATTTGGTGTAATCTTTGTGTTAATTTAAACTGACAAGATAGGTACATTATGAATTTGTAGTTTCGTTGTGCTTTTTTAAATATGCTAATGTTTGAATTTGGTTTGTATTTTCTTGGCTGGATCTTGTGTAATGTCTTTCTAGTTTCCATCATGGCATTCCTTATCGGTTGAAGTTGAATCTTGATATTCTTTCCCCATGAACAACTGTTTGATTTATTAGATTTTATGGATTTTCTTTTAAAGGATTTgaaattgtttttaattttttcgggttttggattttagatattttaaaacattggctTGAGAAAATGTTGGTCGTGATGGTTGTTAGAATTGGTTTGTGTGGTTATGTTTTATAACCGATAAACAAATCATCTCTAGGAGGTTCACActagatttttattttattttattttttaaagtcaaatatattaatattaattaaataatatacagCTTTTGTGTAAAAAGATATTTATGCTTTTAATAAAATACTTATTAATTTAATATCTTAACTGTAAACTAAATAGAAAACCAagatatgtatattttttaatTGCTAACAgggagtttttattttttatttatttttattttttatattgtcTATACTTTTTACTTTATTGTGctgattattatttattatttatgatattgttttaattgttttttggTTTAAAACATATAAGAGGGATATTTTTACACTTAAAGGGGAGATGCATGAAAACTGTAAATTGTATTCAAATTAAAAATCCTGTTGCaagatttgatttttaaattatcactaggaCACAAGGGCTTTTGAAATTATAATTGTATCATCAAAAATTGTACACTAATTATTTGACGATCGATTGAGATATTCCAAATATGGCATGATGCTACTTAGACAATTATATCATTACATATATCACCATATGAACAAGCTCATTATATATTAAAAGCATCCGTTTCTCCATTTCAGCTGTCATCAGGACTAGATGGAGAGAATTTAATCCTTTGGAAATTCTAAGAGATGGTGTATATTTATTTTCTACTTACCACgatgttttatattttatttaagtaTGGTTAATATATTTGTTTAGGACACGACATAAGGAAATATTTGTATCAACAAATTCTAAGAGATGATGTATATTTATTTTCTACTTATCATGATATTTTATTTAAGTACGGTTAATATTTAAGTATggttaatatatttattttcctgaTCCATCAGGTCGGGTTACCCTTTATTTGTCGGTTCAAAAAACAAATTTAGGACAATTTGTATCAATTTAGAATGATGAATTTCTAAACTTTGGATGTAAAGTCTTAAAAAtaaaacccaaaaatttcatttttaatttaataaaatcagtaTTCCAAAAACATCATCAATACAATCCAAATAAAACAAGTTTATCAATCGTcatatcaaatcagagtaaatcacaaaacgaggaacgaggtggtgtgtgctctgcaatcatcccgagtcatttggaactggaagtacctgaaacataaaccgaaaatcgtaagcataaagcttagtgagttctccaagataccacataccatacataataaacacataatgggtcccgctcgacatcgagccccgctcggtatacagattaggcctcgcccaacatacatatatcaactaaatacatacacatgcaataatcacaaatatacatagcatacaaaatgGTTACTGGGCCCCGTCGGGCAAGCATACAagtacataacacatgcaagagtcacacagacaactaACATATTAACATAGCATaatcatgggccgacattggtgctttcgacttgctaaacatagtgaggaaactcaccttgaacTGTTGAATCACAGTGAAAAGATCTCTGGCTGCTAGTCCGAcaaatccccgagctatcaataccaaataacATCCTATAAATAATTGGATTTCAAATCCATAACCAACAGCCCATAaatagggtaaaaagaccattttaccccttacctagtttggttcaagactaaggcccaaacttaCAATCCAAAAGGCTCAAATCCtaattagccactcaaggcccaaatcatggcccaattttccaaattgggcccaacccctttCATGGGCCTTTTCCAAGAACCCAAAATAAGCATCAGCCCAACACTTGATGGCCTAACAAGGCCTTAagcatcaaagcccaaaataaTGGCCCAAACCGAAGATCCAATTTGCGAAGCCCAACTAGCTGAGTACAAGGTGCGATTGTGTGAGGCTATCAACCTCTGCAACCGGTTGGAAATCCGATATATCGGTTAATTGGTAGGTGAGTATAGGTcgttggggggggggggtcagTTGCATCAGAAATGTACAACAAGATGAGTCTGAGATGGTACCCATGATGGAGACTCGTGATAGGAGTCACCTTGTTATCAGGTGAAAGGTTTTCAGCAACGATAAATGATCAAGGATTCTGTTTCCCGGTGGAAACAACAAGATAATAAAGGGTTGGAAGGGTTTATGCTCATTTTAGATTGCATAGGGGACCCAAATTGGCAGTGTTTCAGAATGGTTTGTCTATCGGGGAGTCAGACAAGATTATAGGATTCCATATTTTGGGCAGAGTAGTAATGGTTATTCTTCAATGGTTAACGCTAGTGGGGTAAGGATCTGTTCATCATCAGGATTTAGGAGCCCTGCTAAGGCAGGGTTCGGTTATAGTTTTGGAAGGTCGTTGTATGCATGGGTTGACTTTTTAGTCCGTATTGAGGTTGTGGAAGTATCATCCAGGATGTCGGACATTTCTCGAAGGTAGTAGGGAGTGATTTTGAGGATGAAATATAATTTAcatgggggataattgtaacatccatTTTCCAGAATGAATCGATTAGAGTTTCGAGGAGTCAAAAAGTTGGATTTTGGAaaaaaagtgtcacacccccaaaccgaattggCGAAAACATacgggggcggaggatgtcatgtacaatatcataacaatgcataatagtaaatcaagcaacaacatccattgcattaaatagtaATAGTTAATACATTTGTGTTCTTTGTATAGTTTAAataacaccaaaaatgaatgTGAAACAAAAGAATATGGCGAGTCATGATTTCTGCTATGTCTTCACAAAAGCTGACTAGTGTACTTGCCTTACTGGTTTCCTGacgatacaagttattttgaaaagagagcGTCAACAtaagaatgttggtgagttcataagtatttagtgtcattaggTTGCATTTGTTTCACAAAAATGTCTGTATtagtttagtaaaaatatttgtatccttcctagaaaatcctatattttctcctTTTAAGATGAAATGCAGTCTCCTACCCGAGACCCGACTGATTGTAAAGTATAAAAATGTACGTTTTCCATATTAGTAATTACCTATACTAGAAAGATAGTAGTTGTTAATCTTGCGTGAAAACACTGTATAAGTAATGAAAAATGAAGATGAGTAGTTGTATTACGCTAAAATACCCTAATAATGGTTTACTGCCTTGTAACCGAGTTGGTTAATTACGGTTAAAAATGTGATTGaaattataaccatgcttgatcgaCCTAGTATAAGACACGACGTTCTTCGGACATCGAAACGgtatgacatttgttcacccGTGGacttgcaggtcccactgtagctaacacCGAGGTGTGGGATGGTCAATCTCATATAGATTTATACCCTACTAATGGTTTACTGCCTTGTAACCGAGTTGGTTAATTACGGTTAAAAATGTGATTGaaattataaccatgcttgatcaaCCTAGTATAAGACACGATGTTCTTCGGACATCGAAACGgtatgacatttgttcacccGTGGACTtgtaggtcccactgtagctaacaccgaggtgtgggatggtcaatccggtatagatctatacacaaactcacgctctccctctaggagactctgattaCAGAATGTGACACAACAAGTGTATTGTTGtgccatgaagtagtatctcacattttcGTTATCATGTACATGTATAGTGtgtgtatgttccttctgtttctTGTATATATATGAGTGTGTTCCTTTTGTAAATGTATATGTTCCttttgtaaatgtatatgtatattattaCTTCTTGTACTTGTATATGTAtgatctctaaactatacctattatagcttactaGTATGTTTACTATATAACTGACTTGTTGAAAGGACTCAATTGTTAAGTATAAACAATCATGATAAGTAAGACCTTGAGAAAAAGGTTTAATGTTCATATAAGTATTTGGTATGTATAGTCATAAGTTAATCAACAGTTGGACTAGCGaatactaccctaagcccacaaccaaacaaggaacaggagtcaaGGTCATTAATACTAGTCCTAAGTCCATTAAAGTATATTTATACACAAATATTTATATGAACATGATTTTGAAAGTAAAAGAGTTTAGAAGTAATTCAAAAAAGGGTTTTGATATGAAGATTAACAGTGTTTGGAAATAGTAAAAGTCCTTTTTTGTTTGAAGGTAATCAAATGTATGAACAACACAATTCTAAtgtgtttcaacttgtatcctccccttaaaaagcatttaaaacatgtaaaaggttgattgtaggggtatgaactcaccttgtaatgggtgattcgaatgaaagatcgatataggatgatGAGTATGCCAAGGGAAGTCTTGAGCtcaaacggatcctattaagcatatagtGACACATATATGTAACTAACAAGTCAAGGAAACAACCTTaggaactaggaaacacttgaaatgaagtgttaatgtcacaactaggaatttagatgctttgtaacaacaacaatgataacaaatgtgaaccaaaaatgtgaaagcatgtatgatgcttattcaataacaacaaaacttccatcaaacacattatacaagcactacaaatagtcaacaaagaattggaaaccctagaaatcccggtttaagtccattttggactaggacttccttattgggcctaatgggccaataagcttccaatttgactatcttgggattagaactcttaaatgggctctaattggacccacttccatttattttaatattttggtccgtattgggcctagaatgaaataaaataccttaatggaccttattggtccATAACTAACCTacttagccctaatgggccatacaaacttatacttgatttattttgggccgtgaaccatcTCCAAAGACCAATTGGGCTAAAAATCATCTAACTGGATCATAACatgggcttaagcatacaaggcccaaatCTTCTTCTCTCTTATCCCTTTCTCGGcccaagaagaagaaaaaaagggGAAATTGATGAAATAAGGAGgattagccacctccttattatATTTTGGTTTTCCATGCAACCATCTCATGTTCCCATGCATCCATCACTTCACTTATCTCTCTTCCTCCCTCTCATTTCTATCCTCAGCCGAAGACACACACCTACACACACATTACATCCAACTTTTAAAACAAACTCTCTTAAGAATACCTTCACTTCAcatcaaaatttcgagatttagagCTTTTCAAGTagtttcttccacaaaaatcatcattcaaGGTAAGTTGGTGCTTAAACCCATGATAtaactacttcatttcatcaaaaatctcctcCTAGTCTATTCAAActcgtgatcttgcatcttagagcacatctaagccaaagatcctccaagaagcttgctaggccgagaatagcatcaaacttcttccattcttcttcaaaaccaaacccacaaactcaaggtgagttcatacccctatctttttggtttttacaagttttatgggggagaatacaagtaaaatgtgtagatctatgtgtatgtgtgtgttatgtatgattttatgcatgtatgtgtgattgtaagtgtttatgtggtaaatatgcaacaaaagagaagaaatctcgagatttatgacataagaaggaaaacaaacatgatctaaggtatactacactaaacaagtcaagaaaaataccctctaagattaaaataaacatattgtaacataaaacaaatttttagggcttaaattgtcaaataaacaaaagttgggtgaaAAGTTTCCATTCACGGTTTTCTagagggtcaaaagagtcaaaaaagttaaaataaatgtttttatgaaatttatgctcttcaaaggacttgaaatgtaaatattagcttaatgggccgatatttgggcttttcggcccgtTAAGCCCAAAGTTGCGAAAACATGATTTTCAAAGGTCTAAAATGTTAAATTCCTCAAAAAAGGGGATAAAAATGGTAAACAAAAttatttcaggggttaaaatgttTTGCTttaccaaaaaggataaaaaaaaatgtaaggtttttggattttgggccaaaattgtaaaagttgcaaaagtttgggctttaaccgaCAAACACTTTTCTGGTAGGGCTGAAGCTGCCAAAGAAtaaattttgggctaaaaatatTAATTGAGTAAGTCTATAGGTGAAATGTGTCAAGAAAATGATTTAAGGGCTTATAATgccttttttttttataaaagggaCAAAAACTGTCATCTTTATTATAGAAGGGTTGAAATGGGTCAACCAATAATTTGAATCAATTCTTTTACTCTCAAGATGTTTGAGTCAAAAATACAAACTATAACTCTTGAAGATGAATATATGTATAATTCCAAGAATCGTTAACAACAACCGAGCGGCTTCGTGCCAATCCAAAATAACAATCGTCCAATCAAACATTCCAACAATTATACAATTCCTAAAAACAAGTAAACAatccaaactttgggcttgaaaatccaatcatgcttgttgggcttCTGTGACCCATTAACAAGATTTTGGGCCTAAGAAATAATAGcaaatgttattgggcctcctacgacccaatttcatatttaagggaccctcaatggcttttaagtgctattgggccttagtggcccattagtactgctagtaaggtccaacTAAACAAATTcaggtcgataatcaatagtaatcaagtcaattgggattttgtgagtaataacgggtgacaccaacgtgtgtcggtcgtagtctgtagttatattcaaagtctcctagagggagagcgagagtttgtgtatagatctatacgggggtgtctcccccacacctcagttgctcgctacagttagactcggccagtctagggtacaaaatcttaagatcaattccggcgtTCACCAGAGTGTCAAGAcaaacgaactagtcattatcatgcatggttataacgactcacataaataaatcaaatataaatcaagtaatcaaggtaatTCAAAAATCATTCACGTGATGGGATAACCATTCAAAtcgttatatgatatttttattttggaaaacatcgggttttccggggaagttcaacattttcacttgtacgtttaatacaaagtttttcaattatacatgtgttgaaatcatcatgcatatatttacggatcttcacaccttttataaacaatggtcttttcagaaaatattggattttctgggttgtttttgttcaaactacacaaaacatttccatatcaaacctgcttatgaactcaccaacattccatatgttgaccgttttcaaaataacttgtattctcaggtagcaGGTAAGCTGAGGgataagtaccaagtatgttagtgtgttttgcttttgaaaaccatcaaacaatttatgtatggattgtaatgttaaaacaatgtacttgatgtgaacaatgtccgttgtaatatattgatgcatggtgatgtttatgttatgattcatgtatattcattgtgatgatattcaatttaagtcacacgagccttcggacgtttccg containing:
- the LOC111888684 gene encoding transcription factor HBP-1b(c38) — translated: MAELSPRTDTSTDGDTEDKALGFHSGQSHGLVVSDASDKSRDQKTLRRLAQNREAARKSRLRKKAYVQQLESSRMKLTQLEQELQRARQQGIFISSSGEQSQSMSGNGALAFDVEYGRWLEEHNRRINELKGAVSNHAGDGELRIIVDGVVGHYEDIFRIKGDAAKADVFHVLSGMWKTPAERCFLWLGGFRSSELLKLLITQLEPLTEQQLLAIGNLQQSSQQAEDALSQGMEALQQSLAETIAGSLATSNPSSGANVANYMGQMAMAMGKLGTLEGFIRQADNLRQQTLQQMHRILTTRQSARALIAINDYSSRLRALSSLWLARPRE